A single region of the Staphylococcus sp. NRL 16/872 genome encodes:
- the mobC gene encoding plasmid mobilization relaxosome protein MobC: MASDETVGQNHKPNRKEPKQISFRVSESEYLKLKQSAETLNMSVPAFVKKKAQGSRLVAPKFDKKTRQSIAKDLSRLGANANQIAKYCHQHQYDAPNYSALERNINELRERLDDIWQQLN, from the coding sequence GTGGCTAGCGACGAAACTGTTGGGCAAAACCATAAACCCAACCGTAAGGAGCCGAAACAAATTAGTTTTCGTGTGAGCGAATCCGAATATTTAAAGTTAAAGCAGTCGGCTGAAACTTTAAATATGAGTGTGCCTGCTTTCGTTAAGAAAAAGGCACAAGGCAGTCGATTGGTCGCACCTAAATTTGATAAAAAAACGCGACAATCGATTGCCAAAGATTTAAGTCGATTAGGGGCGAATGCCAATCAAATTGCGAAATATTGTCATCAACATCAATATGACGCTCCGAATTATAGCGCATTAGAACGTAACATCAATGAATTACGTGAAAGGTTGGATGACATATGGCAACAACTAAATTAA
- a CDS encoding relaxase/mobilization nuclease domain-containing protein: protein MATTKLSATKSTSRAINYAEKRAEEKSGLNCDIDYAKSSFKATRELYGKIGSNEGHVIIQSFKPGEVTPEQCNQLGLALAEKFAPNHQVAVYTHNDTDHVHNHIVINSIDLETGKKFNNNKQALRDLRDFNDDICREHGLSVPEKDTARLRYTQTEKAIADPNTKSTAQYSWKDEIREAIDQSTATNMDEFKDHLSQYGIEIARVTPKSITYRHLAEDKKVRGRRLGEDYNKGGIEDGFERKIQRQQQEREDDNDIQPKRPTSNRDEPAQRDTGVTQSDWDKFAQDTNELERRRQAAESARLADEKARRDREERERAKQASRTIIDNDRDHGLEL, encoded by the coding sequence ATGGCAACAACTAAATTAAGTGCAACGAAATCAACGTCACGTGCCATCAATTACGCTGAAAAACGAGCTGAAGAAAAAAGTGGCTTAAATTGCGACATAGACTATGCCAAAAGTAGTTTTAAAGCCACACGTGAACTCTATGGTAAAATAGGGAGCAATGAAGGCCATGTCATTATTCAATCATTCAAACCAGGCGAAGTAACCCCAGAACAATGTAATCAATTAGGCTTAGCATTAGCTGAAAAATTTGCACCTAATCATCAAGTCGCTGTCTATACACACAACGATACGGATCATGTACACAATCATATTGTGATTAATTCAATTGACCTTGAGACAGGGAAGAAATTTAACAACAATAAGCAAGCCTTACGTGATTTAAGAGACTTTAATGACGACATATGTCGTGAACATGGCTTAAGCGTGCCAGAAAAAGATACAGCACGCTTACGTTATACACAAACAGAAAAAGCGATTGCTGACCCTAATACAAAATCAACCGCCCAATATTCATGGAAAGATGAGATACGTGAAGCAATCGACCAATCAACAGCCACAAATATGGACGAATTCAAAGACCATTTAAGTCAATATGGCATTGAAATTGCACGAGTTACACCTAAGAGCATTACCTATCGACATCTAGCTGAAGATAAAAAAGTCCGTGGCCGTCGATTAGGTGAAGATTATAACAAAGGGGGTATAGAAGATGGCTTTGAAAGAAAAATACAACGACAACAGCAAGAACGAGAAGATGACAACGACATCCAGCCAAAACGACCAACTTCAAACCGTGATGAACCAGCTCAACGAGATACAGGCGTCACTCAATCAGATTGGGATAAATTCGCCCAAGACACAAATGAGCTTGAGCGTCGCAGACAAGCTGCAGAGTCAGCAAGACTTGCTGATGAAAAGGCTCGAAGAGATCGAGAAGAGAGAGAACGAGCGAAACAAGCGTCACGAACAATTATTGACAACGATAGAGACCACGGCCTTGAACTTTAA
- a CDS encoding mobilization protein, which translates to MFDERIETNETAIKQYDQAFNRLTKGFTAMFFIVALVMITFVVLSPLGDLLGVQHFYDWINHVLKTGHSAWRYLIVMFYFVPYILFSLLIYAILKAYERL; encoded by the coding sequence ATGTTTGATGAGCGCATCGAAACGAATGAAACAGCAATAAAACAATATGATCAAGCATTCAATCGTTTAACTAAAGGGTTTACAGCCATGTTTTTCATCGTCGCCTTAGTAATGATTACTTTTGTAGTCTTAAGTCCATTAGGTGATTTATTAGGCGTACAACATTTTTATGACTGGATTAATCACGTTTTAAAAACAGGTCATTCAGCATGGCGATATCTAATCGTGATGTTTTATTTTGTCCCTTACATCTTATTTAGTTTACTCATATATGCCATTTTAAAAGCGTATGAGCGACTTTAA
- a CDS encoding aminoacyltransferase produces MHFTTLTEKEYEDFINSRPVHFTQSIDQYRFRKNKNNDVHLVGVKDNDEVIGACLLSEARALKIFKYFYSHKGPVLDYNNKILVDCFFKGLTKYLKKHRTLFASLDPYILENIRNTDGEILHSFNNTNLIYQLSKLGYKHQGYTVGYSQKSQIRWLSVLNLKDKSKDTIWKDMEYQTRRNIKKSLEMGVETITLDISETQRFYRLFKMAEERHNFKYRENPYKFFKEAQVMYPQNSMIKLSYINLQNYLKQLEITKVKLNKSMEMIKDKLKENPNSKKSKSQHKQLEQKLQSNKKKVQEAQSLIDSEGNILDLAAALYIYNKDEVYYLSSGSNPNFYQFKGAYALQWDMIQFALDHQIPRYNFYGITGDFSKDADDYGVQQFKKGFGAHIEEYIGDFIKPIHPLFYKVYQILNK; encoded by the coding sequence ATGCATTTTACAACTTTGACAGAAAAAGAATATGAAGATTTTATCAATAGTAGACCAGTACATTTTACGCAATCTATAGATCAATATCGATTTCGTAAAAATAAAAATAATGATGTTCATTTGGTTGGAGTTAAAGATAATGATGAGGTCATAGGTGCTTGTTTACTATCTGAAGCAAGAGCGTTAAAAATATTTAAATATTTTTATTCTCATAAGGGGCCGGTTCTTGACTATAATAATAAAATACTTGTTGATTGTTTTTTTAAAGGATTAACTAAATATTTGAAAAAACACAGAACATTATTTGCATCATTGGATCCGTATATTTTAGAAAACATTAGAAATACAGACGGGGAAATATTACACTCCTTTAATAATACAAATTTAATATATCAACTTTCAAAATTAGGATATAAACATCAAGGATATACAGTCGGTTATTCTCAAAAAAGTCAGATTCGTTGGTTGTCTGTATTGAATTTAAAAGATAAAAGTAAAGATACTATATGGAAAGATATGGAATATCAAACACGACGTAATATCAAGAAATCCTTAGAAATGGGAGTTGAAACAATTACATTAGATATATCTGAAACACAACGGTTTTATCGTTTGTTTAAAATGGCTGAAGAAAGACATAATTTTAAATATAGAGAGAACCCTTATAAATTTTTTAAAGAAGCTCAAGTAATGTATCCACAAAATTCAATGATTAAGTTATCTTATATTAACTTACAGAATTATTTAAAACAGCTTGAAATTACAAAGGTAAAATTAAATAAATCAATGGAAATGATAAAAGATAAGCTCAAAGAAAACCCGAATTCTAAGAAGAGTAAATCTCAACATAAACAATTAGAACAAAAACTTCAAAGTAATAAAAAGAAAGTTCAAGAAGCACAAAGTTTAATTGATAGTGAAGGTAATATTTTAGATTTAGCAGCTGCTTTATATATATATAATAAAGATGAAGTTTACTATCTTTCGAGCGGTTCAAACCCTAATTTTTACCAATTCAAAGGAGCATACGCATTACAATGGGACATGATTCAATTTGCACTAGATCATCAGATTCCAAGATATAATTTTTATGGAATTACAGGAGACTTTAGTAAAGATGCTGATGATTATGGAGTACAACAGTTTAAAAAGGGATTTGGTGCACATATTGAAGAATATATTGGAGATTTTATTAAGCCTATACATCCATTGTTTTATAAAGTTTATCAAATTTTGAATAAATAA
- a CDS encoding VOC family protein, with protein MSHIKGINHIGLTVLDIEAATTFLKEAFGAKIAYDALTYEDEPREGAEVERMLGLSKGARIVRQRMIIIGNGPNIEMFEVESNNQKDPLKLEDLGFNHISLMVDGIEDVLEDARRAGAEPLSETHDNSTYKDSEGSKSVYVKAPFNALIELQAIPNGYYYPEDSEAKVFIPGE; from the coding sequence ATGAGTCATATTAAAGGTATCAATCATATTGGTTTAACAGTACTAGATATTGAAGCAGCAACAACATTTTTAAAAGAAGCATTCGGCGCAAAAATTGCATACGATGCATTAACTTACGAAGACGAACCGAGAGAGGGCGCAGAAGTTGAACGTATGTTAGGTTTATCGAAAGGTGCTAGAATTGTACGTCAAAGAATGATCATCATTGGAAATGGTCCAAATATTGAAATGTTCGAAGTAGAAAGTAATAATCAAAAAGATCCACTTAAGTTAGAGGATTTAGGATTTAATCATATCTCATTAATGGTGGATGGTATTGAAGATGTACTAGAAGATGCTAGACGTGCAGGTGCTGAACCACTATCTGAAACACATGATAATTCAACTTATAAAGATTCAGAAGGTAGTAAAAGTGTGTACGTTAAAGCACCATTTAATGCCTTAATTGAATTACAAGCTATACCAAATGGTTATTATTATCCTGAAGATAGTGAAGCTAAAGTATTTATACCAGGGGAGTAA
- a CDS encoding polymorphic toxin type 15 domain-containing protein, with product MKEAEQQSEIWLKKQAALHNPDMIAGGYAHNIGGLGDTKINSSLGSQWKYKIDDLDYQIKEQSKKFNEKELEKIYLNISLN from the coding sequence ATAAAAGAAGCAGAACAACAAAGTGAAATTTGGTTAAAAAAACAAGCAGCATTGCATAATCCAGATATGATAGCTGGTGGGTATGCACATAACATAGGTGGGTTAGGAGATACAAAAATAAATTCATCTCTTGGAAGTCAGTGGAAATACAAAATTGATGATTTGGATTATCAAATTAAAGAACAAAGTAAAAAATTTAATGAGAAAGAGCTAGAAAAAATATATTTAAATATAAGCTTAAATTAA
- a CDS encoding GAD-like domain-containing protein, giving the protein MIEIKDFKKVANVPQEIINKYENILSEEIIEFWKDYGLGTFFEGFMKSINPEEYTDLMEYGTQFFKDAVPLFVTGLGDIIYVEKKMDLWEF; this is encoded by the coding sequence ATGATAGAAATAAAAGATTTTAAAAAAGTAGCAAATGTACCACAAGAAATTATTAATAAGTATGAAAATATATTATCAGAGGAAATCATAGAATTTTGGAAAGATTACGGATTAGGTACATTTTTTGAAGGTTTTATGAAAAGTATAAATCCGGAAGAGTATACAGATTTGATGGAGTACGGAACTCAATTTTTTAAGGATGCTGTGCCATTATTTGTAACTGGATTAGGAGATATCATTTATGTAGAAAAAAAGATGGATTTATGGGAATTTTAA
- a CDS encoding T6SS immunity protein Tdi1 domain-containing protein, giving the protein MFNLTIKLIIDENDKYFCDSHIEPQMYFEALKTKEAPAYDECFGYVPILPLGGKEVVEHMDTVKIREHILLITELTGPIND; this is encoded by the coding sequence ATGTTTAATTTAACTATAAAATTAATTATTGATGAAAATGATAAATATTTTTGTGATTCACATATTGAACCTCAAATGTATTTCGAAGCATTAAAAACAAAAGAAGCACCAGCTTATGATGAATGCTTTGGATATGTACCTATATTACCCTTAGGTGGTAAAGAAGTAGTAGAGCATATGGATACAGTAAAAATACGAGAACATATCCTATTAATTACAGAATTAACTGGGCCAATTAATGACTAA
- a CDS encoding TIGR01741 family protein, which produces MIFEEQVSNLYNEIANDVSDMIPDKWENIYLKAYVNDESSEVFFFYTKNNENELYYSGDIPKLYNVSPVIYKDLLIEVHEKFIKLRDVFKKENQETWTSCEFNFTNEGKLNVSFGYIDWKNSDFGQYDRFNYYRYKKFGVLPELDYTKEEIREIEQFIKEQEEK; this is translated from the coding sequence ATGATTTTTGAAGAACAAGTAAGTAATCTTTATAATGAAATCGCTAATGATGTCAGTGACATGATACCTGACAAATGGGAAAATATTTATTTAAAAGCATATGTAAATGATGAAAGTAGTGAAGTATTTTTCTTTTACACTAAGAATAATGAGAATGAATTATATTATAGTGGAGATATCCCAAAACTATATAATGTGTCTCCAGTTATATACAAAGATTTATTGATAGAGGTTCATGAAAAATTTATAAAATTAAGAGATGTCTTTAAAAAAGAAAATCAGGAAACGTGGACATCATGTGAATTTAATTTTACTAATGAAGGGAAATTGAATGTATCATTTGGATATATAGATTGGAAAAACTCAGATTTTGGACAATATGACCGGTTTAATTATTATAGATATAAAAAATTTGGTGTTCTGCCTGAATTAGATTATACGAAAGAAGAAATTAGAGAAATAGAACAATTCATTAAAGAACAAGAAGAAAAGTAA
- a CDS encoding SMI1/KNR4 family protein — translation MSILEEFQQFDPSFVYVENYEKANIPHKWKRVLSTKDKTQKVNLIIEIWKNGFSKKLSNVLNYMSRNLKDCELIKNKDQHYIVYILQHPTNETIYYLGGLDSDNTNLEMLPNDLKKFYQEVHNGFYFFPGKFMGLQEIKDVNVMSEYDWGVISDLDIHIDFDLDDYSIVFTTGMGGYIIVKAYNDHSNAIIWFDDDEPIYDENIWDILDEWLYLGFTE, via the coding sequence ATGAGCATTTTGGAAGAATTTCAACAATTTGATCCATCATTCGTTTATGTAGAGAATTATGAGAAAGCTAATATACCACATAAGTGGAAAAGAGTGCTTTCAACTAAAGATAAAACACAAAAAGTCAATTTAATCATTGAAATATGGAAAAATGGATTTAGCAAAAAATTATCAAATGTATTGAATTATATGTCTAGAAATTTAAAAGATTGTGAATTGATAAAAAATAAAGACCAGCATTATATTGTATATATTTTACAACACCCTACTAATGAGACTATTTATTATCTAGGAGGACTAGATAGCGATAATACAAATTTAGAAATGTTACCTAATGATTTAAAGAAATTTTATCAAGAAGTTCATAACGGATTTTACTTCTTTCCAGGAAAATTTATGGGTTTACAAGAAATCAAAGATGTTAACGTAATGAGTGAATATGATTGGGGTGTCATTTCAGATTTAGATATTCATATAGATTTTGATTTAGATGATTATAGCATTGTTTTTACTACAGGAATGGGCGGATATATAATTGTAAAAGCATACAACGATCATTCTAATGCAATTATTTGGTTTGATGATGACGAACCGATATATGACGAAAATATATGGGACATATTAGATGAATGGTTATATTTAGGGTTTACAGAATGA
- a CDS encoding TIGR01741 family protein has product MGFEEKLNEMYQEIANHINDMIPTEWEQVYTMAYINEEGGEVSFNYTIPGRDDLHYYTAIPKNYNVSEKIFSELSFTLYKLFKRLRELFIENNQEPWTSCEFDFNNEGNLNVSFDYIDWKNSGFGQISRDYYYEYKKFGIIPELDYAKKEIKEIEQFIKEQEEK; this is encoded by the coding sequence ATGGGATTTGAAGAGAAATTAAATGAAATGTATCAGGAAATAGCGAACCATATTAATGATATGATACCAACAGAATGGGAACAGGTATATACAATGGCATATATTAATGAAGAAGGCGGAGAAGTATCTTTTAATTATACTATACCTGGTAGAGATGACTTACATTACTATACTGCTATTCCTAAAAATTATAATGTTTCAGAAAAGATATTTAGTGAGTTATCTTTCACTCTTTATAAATTATTTAAAAGGCTCAGAGAGCTATTTATAGAAAATAATCAAGAACCATGGACATCATGTGAATTTGATTTTAATAATGAAGGTAATTTAAACGTGTCCTTTGATTATATCGATTGGAAAAACTCAGGTTTTGGTCAAATTTCTAGAGATTATTATTATGAATATAAAAAATTCGGAATTATACCTGAATTAGATTATGCAAAAAAAGAAATTAAAGAAATAGAACAATTCATTAAAGAACAAGAAGAAAAGTAA
- a CDS encoding recombinase family protein — MIIGYARVSSIDQNLERQLDNLKTFGVEKIFTEKQSGKSVENRPVFQEALNFVRMGDRFVVESIDRLGRNYDEVINTVNFLKDKEVQLMITSLPMMNEVIGNPLLDKFMKDLIIQILAMVSEQERNESKRRQAQGIQVAKEKGVYKGRPLLYSANAKDPQKRIIYHRVVEMLEEGTAISKIAKEVNITRQTVYRIKHDNDLV, encoded by the coding sequence ATGATTATAGGTTACGCAAGAGTATCTTCGATAGATCAAAATTTAGAGAGACAGCTAGATAATTTGAAAACATTTGGCGTAGAGAAAATATTTACAGAGAAACAATCGGGAAAGTCAGTAGAAAATAGACCCGTATTTCAAGAAGCACTTAACTTTGTGAGAATGGGCGATAGATTTGTAGTGGAATCGATTGATCGCTTAGGTCGTAATTATGATGAAGTGATTAACACAGTTAATTTTTTAAAGGATAAAGAAGTTCAATTGATGATTACTAGTTTACCTATGATGAATGAAGTCATTGGCAATCCTTTATTAGATAAGTTTATGAAAGATTTAATCATTCAAATATTAGCAATGGTTTCAGAACAAGAACGAAATGAAAGTAAACGTCGACAAGCACAAGGTATTCAAGTTGCGAAAGAAAAAGGTGTGTATAAAGGGCGTCCGTTACTTTATTCAGCGAATGCTAAAGATCCTCAAAAACGTATTATTTATCATAGAGTTGTAGAAATGTTAGAAGAAGGCACAGCTATCAGTAAGATTGCGAAAGAAGTTAATATAACAAGGCAAACTGTTTATAGAATTAAACACGATAATGATTTGGTTTAA
- a CDS encoding metalloregulator ArsR/SmtB family transcription factor — protein MEIIKTNPDVHKEEQLDFYEKIFDALADKIRLKILQSIRQSDTKSLCVCDLEEILGLKQSKLSYHLKRLVDANILSAEKHGTWNYYQINEQQIQIVLNEDTCCKIL, from the coding sequence ATGGAAATAATCAAGACCAATCCAGATGTACATAAAGAAGAACAATTAGATTTTTATGAAAAGATATTTGATGCACTTGCAGATAAGATTAGACTTAAAATTTTACAATCAATACGTCAAAGTGATACAAAGTCTTTGTGCGTGTGCGATTTGGAAGAAATATTAGGATTGAAACAATCTAAACTTTCGTACCATTTAAAAAGATTGGTAGATGCAAATATATTAAGTGCTGAAAAGCATGGTACTTGGAATTATTATCAAATTAATGAGCAACAAATACAGATAGTTTTAAATGAAGATACTTGCTGTAAGATACTTTAA
- a CDS encoding permease, whose product MIDSVIEFMKTFLMLFFELLILFIIVSFIVSLIQQVVSEDKIKSMLSRPNQGINYFLGMIFGAITPFCSCSTIPILAGLLNSKVPFGPSMSFLMASPLMNPLMIFMLWALLGWKVAAVYFVVLAIFSILTGFVFSKMNLAKSYKGVNVKGDGFFANKTGSRFKQALNDAWAFLYPMLPYLFIGVFIGAFIYGFVPETFITKYASGDGVISVFIASVIGIPMYIRPETMLPIAEALVSKGMSLGTVVALIIGGAGASIPEVVLLSKLFKKKFVVSFVIAILVVAIATGLIINIIV is encoded by the coding sequence ATGATAGATTCGGTTATAGAATTTATGAAAACATTTCTAATGCTATTTTTTGAATTATTAATACTGTTCATAATCGTAAGTTTTATTGTAAGTCTAATCCAACAAGTAGTTTCGGAAGATAAAATCAAAAGCATGTTAAGTCGACCTAACCAAGGAATCAATTATTTTTTAGGGATGATATTTGGTGCGATAACGCCCTTTTGTTCCTGTTCGACTATTCCAATACTCGCAGGATTATTAAATTCTAAAGTACCTTTTGGTCCATCTATGAGTTTCTTAATGGCTTCACCATTGATGAACCCATTAATGATATTTATGTTATGGGCTTTATTAGGTTGGAAAGTTGCTGCTGTTTATTTTGTTGTACTAGCAATATTTAGTATCTTAACAGGTTTTGTATTTTCAAAAATGAATTTAGCTAAAAGTTATAAAGGAGTAAATGTTAAAGGCGATGGATTTTTTGCTAATAAAACAGGATCTCGTTTTAAACAAGCATTAAACGATGCGTGGGCATTTTTATATCCAATGCTTCCTTACCTATTTATTGGTGTATTTATTGGAGCATTCATATATGGATTTGTACCCGAAACATTTATTACAAAATACGCAAGTGGAGATGGCGTTATATCTGTATTCATTGCATCTGTTATTGGTATTCCTATGTATATCAGACCTGAAACAATGTTACCTATAGCTGAAGCATTAGTATCAAAGGGGATGTCCTTAGGAACAGTAGTTGCATTAATCATAGGTGGTGCTGGGGCAAGTATTCCCGAAGTTGTATTATTATCTAAATTATTCAAGAAAAAATTTGTAGTTTCATTCGTTATCGCAATTTTAGTTGTAGCTATTGCTACAGGATTAATAATTAATATAATTGTTTAA
- a CDS encoding methyltransferase domain-containing protein, with translation MNQETSVINRYGNAAKKHEENLCCPVEYDTKYLKLIPDEIIEKDYGCGDPLGKIKEGDTVLDLGSGGGKVPYIVSQIVGETGKVIGVDMNDDMLNLAKKYQNQMIERIGYDNIIFHKGKIQNLKLNLEELDKYIQEHPASNLDTYQSINQYINYLENEMTMIKDNSIDVVISNCVLNLVSTDEKEALFKEIYRVLKNGGKAVISDIVSNVEVPEKLRQDENLWSGCYSGAIQEKSFVESFEDVGFYGVEIDKREETWTTIEDIDFRSMTVIAHKGKEGPCIDKGQSVIYKGPFKHIEDDDDHIFERGERTFVCEKTFNILKQAPYKEVFEFIDENENLINKSECCDTLCGC, from the coding sequence ATGAATCAAGAAACTTCAGTAATCAATAGGTATGGAAATGCAGCTAAAAAACACGAAGAAAACTTATGTTGCCCAGTAGAATATGATACAAAATATTTAAAGCTTATACCAGATGAAATTATAGAGAAAGATTATGGTTGTGGAGATCCTTTAGGTAAAATCAAAGAAGGAGACACAGTATTAGATTTAGGTTCCGGCGGTGGCAAAGTTCCTTATATAGTTTCTCAAATCGTTGGTGAAACAGGCAAAGTTATTGGTGTAGATATGAATGATGATATGTTAAACCTTGCTAAAAAATATCAAAATCAAATGATTGAAAGAATTGGTTATGACAACATTATTTTTCATAAAGGAAAAATTCAAAACTTAAAATTAAATTTAGAAGAACTCGATAAATATATTCAAGAACACCCTGCTAGTAACTTAGATACTTATCAATCTATCAATCAATATATTAATTACTTAGAAAATGAAATGACAATGATAAAAGATAATAGCATAGATGTGGTTATATCTAATTGTGTTTTAAATTTAGTTTCAACAGATGAAAAAGAAGCATTATTCAAAGAAATTTACCGAGTTTTGAAAAATGGAGGTAAAGCAGTTATTTCAGATATCGTTTCTAATGTAGAAGTACCAGAAAAATTGAGACAAGATGAAAATTTGTGGAGTGGTTGCTATTCAGGAGCTATTCAGGAAAAATCATTTGTTGAGTCTTTCGAAGATGTAGGTTTTTATGGTGTGGAAATTGATAAACGTGAAGAAACATGGACTACTATTGAAGATATTGATTTTAGAAGTATGACTGTTATAGCTCATAAAGGTAAAGAAGGACCTTGTATTGATAAAGGACAATCAGTTATATACAAAGGGCCATTTAAACATATTGAAGATGATGATGACCATATTTTTGAACGAGGTGAAAGAACATTTGTATGTGAAAAGACCTTTAATATATTAAAGCAAGCACCATATAAAGAAGTTTTTGAATTTATAGATGAAAATGAAAATCTAATTAACAAAAGTGAATGTTGTGACACATTATGTGGATGTTAA
- a CDS encoding type I toxin-antitoxin system Fst family toxin, with translation MLIIFVHIIAPVISGCAVAYYTYWLSKRNK, from the coding sequence TTGCTAATCATTTTCGTTCACATCATAGCACCAGTCATCAGTGGCTGTGCCGTTGCGTATTATACTTATTGGCTTAGTAAACGCAACAAATAA
- a CDS encoding TIGR00730 family Rossman fold protein, with amino-acid sequence MNIIVYCGASKGNKKEYENSAIQLGEWIAKNNHTLVFGGGNAGLMGTIANTVIHNNGKTIGVMPTFLQQRELAHDKLDELIIVESMSERKEVILEKGDVCIALPGGPGTLEEITEVVSWSRVGQNNNPCIFFNTNNYYSLIEQFYDQMVSHEFLTQEDRDNILFSNSFREIEEFISNYKTPKVRTY; translated from the coding sequence ATGAATATTATAGTCTATTGCGGAGCAAGCAAAGGAAACAAAAAAGAATACGAAAATAGTGCAATTCAATTAGGCGAATGGATAGCTAAGAATAATCACACTTTAGTTTTTGGTGGCGGAAATGCAGGACTAATGGGAACAATTGCAAATACAGTAATACATAATAACGGAAAAACAATCGGAGTAATGCCTACGTTTTTACAACAAAGAGAATTAGCTCATGATAAATTAGACGAACTAATAATTGTGGAAAGCATGTCAGAAAGAAAAGAAGTTATTTTAGAAAAAGGCGATGTATGTATAGCTCTTCCTGGTGGTCCTGGAACTTTAGAAGAAATTACTGAAGTTGTATCGTGGTCAAGAGTTGGACAAAACAATAACCCATGTATTTTTTTCAACACAAATAATTATTATTCTCTTATCGAACAATTCTACGATCAAATGGTTTCACACGAGTTTTTAACTCAAGAAGACAGAGATAATATACTATTTTCAAACTCATTCCGAGAAATTGAAGAATTTATAAGTAACTATAAAACACCAAAAGTAAGAACTTATTAA
- a CDS encoding DUF1307 domain-containing protein encodes MKKIIGLVASIVILITLSACGNEKNKTFVGKQSNVKVEVTYTYKGDKIIKQKYVSTLKYSDFGINDDTSKKRVKEKIENQSEKMQDVKGVKESIKESDGGFVETINVDFEKAEIDTLKSKGIVNIAGNTGTSISMKKTEKKMKENGFKEKED; translated from the coding sequence ATGAAAAAAATTATTGGTTTGGTAGCAAGTATTGTTATTTTAATTACGTTATCTGCTTGTGGGAATGAAAAAAATAAAACATTTGTTGGGAAACAATCTAATGTGAAAGTGGAGGTGACTTATACATATAAAGGGGACAAAATAATTAAACAAAAATATGTAAGTACTTTGAAATATAGTGACTTTGGTATTAATGATGATACATCTAAAAAAAGGGTTAAGGAAAAAATAGAGAACCAAAGTGAAAAAATGCAAGACGTTAAAGGTGTAAAGGAATCTATTAAAGAGAGTGATGGAGGGTTTGTAGAAACTATAAATGTAGATTTCGAAAAGGCTGAGATTGATACTTTAAAATCTAAAGGTATTGTTAATATTGCTGGTAATACAGGGACAAGCATTAGTATGAAGAAAACTGAGAAGAAAATGAAAGAAAATGGTTTTAAAGAAAAGGAAGACTAA